A window from Drosophila subobscura isolate 14011-0131.10 chromosome O, UCBerk_Dsub_1.0, whole genome shotgun sequence encodes these proteins:
- the LOC117897312 gene encoding E3 ubiquitin-protein ligase RNF123 — protein MSISKLFVKVFNENIFDQLDQENPYSDLDDDLEGANCSTLPESKPLKIDELSVSKQMTIVKTWLDDKFQQIQTDSNEEIRRLYAETESRIGPDLTIFDVDYTTTVRVSSDRLALRSQGSFNTVRTNCCVYGGRWMYEVQLHTKGVMQMGWASSLCQFNENSGVGDTKLSYGYDGSKQQIWHISTKKYGDKWQIGDIIGVTLDVDKELIEYYRNGRSMGVAFNKLEKGPGITFYAAISLGYTQGIQANFGNRPFVYPVPGFQPLMARPILKLRRANLLMNYLTNLAGIFAKYNAQYKASANQSEARVSTKKTVYCIFATMLIERFTNEIFDSYIIEDVLLARISSMTSLTAEKENPHSVLQGLLSLFWNFMEGDEIKFVLRKMVNALLSTFTHTVQGLDYEKHRQALAMLHCLCLHEQTRKFLLEGKLFKKHCIAFFLYIHPLEFYIMEELLPDYLAWTDGIDGPKEKYLGIVEKVRKVTEPLYVAQKDFLSTLMINRDGTPTSPSSRRLFLAKMRRYVIDLSMEQRPFHAFFFMQSSIQHPLDAPVALAFVCILIDQARNMFREEQPGKNVEVNADYFFDGTFDYMHFDRVGGVLSHLRKVHRSDIDARLGSVRTQQIYDEDRSNSRSNEMDTTLYLLGENVNNVAVIGHTQGTNNSTFTHFLNPRTNQGGEATPGNADAEASLCELLDLCIIFYYSAGHKYIVKIASVRDEIAALNDVLKETKYYREDVERKLLALEQHANVCMNDGHQHVMGELRAKFSQRQNVFATRSISLSRKQIWLRGVALNNQRRSLLIWMLERMIRTLTNASNTGPLFAFVPEVYVNTLPILLDAVMDFSHHDMKAQFEATDSECAVTSAAEFLGVHSADPRIVLASCKDSLLQALGTLTCHKAGVRALERSSRKSQVALVRALLRPYENRAWGQSNWLLLRFWMGEGYAYKDSRQPCVWQGGSLPLHMGLCRSRSKNETHTGLLHNVAPANPSKHFQRLIGSKLIEDEPFATSFLNSVLSQLNWAFSEFILLLQEIQNTAQRQENTLFEPKQLKICSMCFELTVSLMRCLEMIITVAPEIVTDPSRPNSDLLLNRICQLISQVLSRVTVPPGCFQFVVDMCSADLNAVTHFPIITAALGILLALMRSEMDVDITPQKVTRLSRAFLTDPSFQFATLEFALGEIRTPLLEQKDIPRGNFDPSARPHIDPLTNDLRVPFPTNSKRIRADPPIIKFALTDFPTHVNSEEIDNIRRLIEGLRMKQTLLSDITLPSEDSLCPICCAKPITAVFTPCKHQSCSDCIMQHMMNSKVCFYCKTTIHTIETLDGTLIYSNDEVVQTPMNERA, from the exons ATGTCGATATCCAAATTATTCGTAAAAGTATTCAATGAAAACATCTTTGACCAGCTGGATCAGGAGAATCCCTATTCAGACCTCGACGATGACTTGGAAGGAGCCAATTGTTCCACGTTGCCGGAATCGAAGCCGCTCAAGATTGACGAATTGTCTGTGTCCAA GCAAATGACCATCGTCAAGACCTGGCTGGACGacaaatttcaacaaattcaAACCGACAGCAATGAGGAAATTCGTCGCCTTTACGCTGAGACAGAGTCCCGCATTGGACCGGATCTAACCATATTCGATGTGGACTACACCACTACGGTGCGCGTATCCTCGGACCGGCTGGCCCTGCGCTCCCAAGGCAGCTTCAATACGGTTCGAACAAATTGTTGCGTTTATGGCGGACGTTGGATGTATGAG GTTCAACTTCACACCAAGGGAGTGATGCAAATGGGCTGGGCCTCCAGCCTTTGTCAGTTCAATGAAAATAGCGGCGTCGGTGATACCAAATTGAGCTACGGCTACGatggcagcaaacagcagatCTGGCACATATCCACCAAAAA ATATGGCGACAAATGGCAGATTGGGGACATTATTGGTGTGACGCTCGATGTGGACAAGGAGCTCATTGAATACTATCGCAATGGGCGTTCGATGGGCGTGGCATTCAACAAGCTGGAGAAGGGTCCGGGCATTACGTTCTATGCGGCCATCTCGCTGGGCTACACTCAGGGCATTCAGGCGAACTTTGGCAATCGTCCGTTTGTCTATCCAGTGCCAGGATTTCAGCCTTTGATGGCGCGACCCATCCTGAAGCTGCGACGCGCCAATCTGCTGATGAACTACCTCACAAACCTTGCGGGCATTTTCGCCAAATACAATGCTCAGTACAAGGCCTCGGCGAACCAGAGCGAAGCTCGTGTGTCCACCAAGAAGACGGTCTACTGCATCTTTGCCACCATGCTAATTGAGCGCTTCACCAACGAGATCTTCGACTCGTACATCATTGAGGATGTGCTGCTGGCGCGGATTTCCAGCATGACCAGCCTCACAGCCGAAAAGGAGAATCCGCACAGTGTGCTGCAGGGACTGCTGTCGCTCTTCTGGAACTTCATGGAGGGCGACGAGATCAAGTTTGTGCTGCGCAAGATGGTGAATGCGCTGCTGTCCACCTTTACGCACACGGTACAGGGCCTGGACTATGAGAAGCATCGCCAGGCGCTGGCCATGCTGCACTGTCTCTGCCTGCATGAGCAGACGCGCAAGTTCCTGCTCGAGGGGAAGCTATTCAAGAAGCACTG CATTGCGTTCTTCCTGTACATCCATCCGCTGGAGTTCTATATTATGGAAGAGCTGCTGCCCGACTACTTGGCCTGGACGGATGGCATCGATGGGCCCAAGGAAAAGTATCTGGGCATCGTGGAAAAAGTGCGCAAGGTGACGGAGCCACTGTATGTCGCTCAAAAGGATTTCCTCAGCACGCTGATGATCAACAGGGACGGCACGCCCACCAGTCCCTCCAGTCGCAGGCTTTTCCTGGCCAAAATGCGTCGCTATGTGATCGATCTGAGCATGGAGCAGCGG CCCTTCCATGCTTTCTTTTTCATGCAGTCGAGCATTCAGCATCCCCTGGACGCTCCGGTGGCTCTGGCCTTTGTCTGCATTCTGATCGACCAGGCGCGCAACATGTTCAGGGAGGAGCAGCCCGGCAAGAATGTGGAAGTGAATGCGGACTACTTTTTCGATGGCACCTTCGACTACATGCACTTTGATCGCGTGGGCGGTGTCCTCTCGCATTTGCGCAAGGTTCACCGATCGGACATTGATGCGCGTCTGGGATCGGTGCGCACACAGCAGATTTATGACGAGGATCGCAGTAATTCGAGATCCAATGAAATGG ACACCACCCTCTATCTGCTTGGTGAGAATGTCAACAATGTGGCGGTGATTGGGCACACGCAGggcaccaacaacagcacctTTACGCACTTTCTCAATCCGCGCACCAATCAGGGTGGCGAGGCAACGCCCGGCAATGCCGATGCTGAGGCCAGTCTCTGTGAACTCTTGGATTTGTGCATCATTTTCTACTACTCGGCGGGTCACAAGTATATTGTGAAAATAGCCTCAGTCAGAGATGAGATTGCAGCGCTGAATGATGTGCTCAAGGAAACGAAATACTATCGTGAGGACGTGGAACGCAAGCTGCTGGCTCTGGAGCAGCATGCCAATGTCTGCATGAACGATGGCCATCAGCATGTGATGGGCGAGCTGCGTGCCAAGTTTAGTCAGcgtcaaaatgtttttgcg ACCCGTTCCATTTCGCTATCCAGAAAACAAATCTGGCTACGTGGCGTGGCCTTGAATAACCAGCGGCGTTCGCTGCTCATTTGGATGCTGGAGCGCATGATACGCACACTGACG AACGCCTCAAACACTGGCCCATTGTTCGCCTTTGTGCCCGAGGTGTATGTGAATACGTTGCCCATTCTGCTGGACGCTGTCATGGACTTTAGTCATCACGATATGAAAGCTCAGTTTGAGGCGACGGATTCCGAGTGCGCCGTCACTTCGGCAGCAGAATTTTTGGGCGTACACTCGGCGGATCCGCGTATTGTGCTTGCCTCCTGCAAGGACTCACTGCTGCAAGCCCTGGGCACACTCACCTGCCACAAGGCTGGGGTGCGAGCCCTGGAACGTTCCTCGCGCAAGTCCCAAGTCGCGCTGGTGCGGGCCCTACTCCGGCCGTACGAAAACCGCGCCTGGGGCCAGAGCAACTGGCTGTTGTTACGCTTCTGGATGGGCGAGGGCTATGCGTACAAGGACTCCCGACAGCCCTGTGTCTGGCAGGGCGGTTCGTTGCCGCTGCACATGGGTCTGTGCCGCAGTCGCTCTAAGAATGAGACGCACACGGGACTGCTGCACAATGTGGCACCCGCCAATCCATCGAAGCATTTCCAGCGCCTAATTGGCTCCAAGCTGATTGAGGATGAACCATTTGCCACCAGTTTTCTCAACTCTGTGCTGAGTCAACTTAATTGGGCGTTTTCGGAgttcattctgctgctgcaagag ATACAAAACACCGCACAGCGTCAGGAGAACACACTGTTCGAGCCCAAGCAGCTGAAGATCTGCTCCATGTGCTTTGAGTTGACTGTGTCGCTGATGCGCTGCCTGGAGATGATCATCACTGTGGCGCCGGAGATTGTTACAGATCCTTCGCGGCCGAATAGCGATCTGCTGTTGAATCGCATTTGCCAGTTGATCAGTCAAGTGCTGTCGCGGGTCACAGTGCCGCCGGGCTGCTTCCAGTTTGTGGTGGACATGTGCTCGGCCGATCTGAATGCGGTGACACACTTTCCCATTATAACAGCCGCCTTGGGCATACTGCTGGCGCTCATGCGCAGCGAAATGGATGTTGACATCACACCGCAAAAGGTGACGCGTCTGTCGCGCGCTTTCCTCACCGATCCCAGCTTTCAGTTTGCCACGCTGGAGTTTGCCCTGGGCGAGATACGTacgccgctgctggagcagaAGGATATACCGCGCGGGAACTTTGATCCGTCTGCCAGGCCGCACATTGATCCGCTTACCAACGATTTACGGGTGCCGTTTCCCACGAACTCCAAGCGCATACGTGCCGATCCGCCCATCATTAAGTTTGCGCTGACAGATT TTCCCACGCACGTCAACTCCGAGGAAATTGACAATATACGCCGGCTCATTGAGGGTCTGCGCATGAAGCAGACGCTGCTGTCGGACATCACTTTACCCTCGGAGGACTCGCTGTGTCCCATTTGCTGCGCAAAGCCTATCACCGCCGTGTTTACGCCCTGCAAGCATCAGTCCTGCAGCGACTGCATCATGCAGCACATGATGAACTCCAAGGTGTGCTTCTACTGCAAGACGACCATTCACACGATTGAAACACTCGATGGCACGCTCATCTACTCCAACGACGAGGTCGTGCAAACGCCCATGAACGAGCGGGCataa
- the LOC117898775 gene encoding transmembrane protein 165 isoform X2, producing MSQNQSYFWQTTRHNVYLKRTAKWHMALALMVVLTFATICAAEFQHENEDNVAVQSGIQSGVEDQVVGNRAATDLSALPDKPTDTDHKQAKGKGNFIDAFTASISVILLTELGDKTFFIAAIMAMRHPRLIVFGGAIAALALMTVLSCVFGMAANFIPKIYTYYISTALFLIFGLKMLYDGYKMKPTDAQEELEEVQTDLRKREDELDRDVNAALVHDAESGRRRPLQRRGAGYFTWRILAQAFTMTFLAEWGDRSQLTTIILAASKDVYGVIAGGIIGHCICTGLAVIGGRLVASKISVRTVTIVGGIVFIGFAAYAVLMPPDDM from the exons ATGTCACAAAATCAATCCTATTTCTGGCAAACCACCAGACACAATGTATACCTGAAGCGTACCGCCAAATGGCATATGGCACTGGCCCTGATGGTGGTCCTCACATTCGCGACGATATGTGCGGCAGAATTTCAACATGAAAACGAGGACAATGTGGCCGTACAATCGGGCATTCAGAGC gGAGTGGAGGATCAAGTGGTTGGGAATAGAGCGGCAACGGATCTAAGTGCATTACCAGATAAACCCACAGATACGGATCATAAGCAGGCCAAGGGCAAGGGGAACTTTATCGATGCTTTCACAGCATCGATATCTGTTATTTTGTTAACAGAGCTAGGCGATAAGACTTTCTTTATTGCTGCCATAATGGCAATGCGCCATCCCCGTTTGATTGTCTTTGGCGGTGCCATTGCCGCCTTGGCCCTTATGACGGTACTCTCATGCGTATTTGGCATGGCAGCAAACTTTATTCCTAAG ATTTATACGTATTATATCTCAACtgcattatttttaatattcggCTTGAAAATGCTGTACGATGGCTACAAAATGAAACCAACCGATGCTCAGGAGGAACTCGAAGAGGTTCAAACCGATCTGCGTAAGCGCGAAGATGAG CTGGACCGTGATGTGAATGCTGCTCTTGTTCATGATGCCGAGAGTGGTCGCCGCCGCCCGCTGCAGCGACGTGGTGCCGGCTACTTCACCTGGCGCATCTTGGCCCAGGCCTTCACAATGACCTTCCTCGCCGAGTGGGGGGATCGTTCTCAGTTGACCACCATTATTCTCGCTGCCAGCAAG GACGTTTATGGCGTAATTGCTGGCGGTATTATTGGCCATTGCATCTGCACTGGCCTGGCTGTGATTGGAGGTCGTCTAGTGGCTTCCAAAATCTCTGTGCGCACTGTCACCATTGTTGGTGGCATCGTATTCATTGGCTTCGCTGCCTATGCTGTTCTCATGCCACCCGATGACATGTAG
- the LOC117898775 gene encoding transmembrane protein 165 isoform X1, which yields MSQNQSYFWQTTRHNVYLKRTAKWHMALALMVVLTFATICAAEFQHENEDNVAVQSGIQSGVEDQVVGNRAATDLSALPDKPTDTDHKQAKGKGNFIDAFTASISVILLTELGDKTFFIAAIMAMRHPRLIVFGGAIAALALMTVLSCVFGMAANFIPKIYTYYISTALFLIFGLKMLYDGYKMKPTDAQEELEEVQTDLRKREDELLRKATRKYEDTETKRKNSNSDKEDASEQALIHGRNSIAIAPSSGSGKDSDMQHRQRRNNNNNNTTNSTSKQNSCDKTGNDDGDDYHESEMYLKDGIQLKLKTFHSTSPAHSAASSNQTEQTQCESPRNNNLKLNLNGPSSVAGDDHHLTDPATGLALEPRAPLAGHESMHSLSGSLNGGEDLAGTGNGTLKTRLDRDVNAALVHDAESGRRRPLQRRGAGYFTWRILAQAFTMTFLAEWGDRSQLTTIILAASKDVYGVIAGGIIGHCICTGLAVIGGRLVASKISVRTVTIVGGIVFIGFAAYAVLMPPDDM from the exons ATGTCACAAAATCAATCCTATTTCTGGCAAACCACCAGACACAATGTATACCTGAAGCGTACCGCCAAATGGCATATGGCACTGGCCCTGATGGTGGTCCTCACATTCGCGACGATATGTGCGGCAGAATTTCAACATGAAAACGAGGACAATGTGGCCGTACAATCGGGCATTCAGAGC gGAGTGGAGGATCAAGTGGTTGGGAATAGAGCGGCAACGGATCTAAGTGCATTACCAGATAAACCCACAGATACGGATCATAAGCAGGCCAAGGGCAAGGGGAACTTTATCGATGCTTTCACAGCATCGATATCTGTTATTTTGTTAACAGAGCTAGGCGATAAGACTTTCTTTATTGCTGCCATAATGGCAATGCGCCATCCCCGTTTGATTGTCTTTGGCGGTGCCATTGCCGCCTTGGCCCTTATGACGGTACTCTCATGCGTATTTGGCATGGCAGCAAACTTTATTCCTAAG ATTTATACGTATTATATCTCAACtgcattatttttaatattcggCTTGAAAATGCTGTACGATGGCTACAAAATGAAACCAACCGATGCTCAGGAGGAACTCGAAGAGGTTCAAACCGATCTGCGTAAGCGCGAAGATGAG TTGCTGCGCAAGGCAACGCGCAAGTACGAGGATACGGAGACGAAGCGTAAGAATAGCAACTCGGACAAGGAGGATGCCAGCGAGCAGGCTCTCATCCATGGCCGCAactccattgccattgcccccAGCTCGGGCAGCGGCAAAGATTCCGATATGCAGCACCGCCAGAGgcgcaacaataataataacaataccACCAATTCGACTAGTAAGCAAAATAGCTGTGATAAAACTGGCAACGATGATGGCGACGACTACCACGAGTCCGAGATGTACCTCAAGGATGGCAttcagctgaagctgaagacCTTCCACAGCACCAGCCCGGCCCATTCGGCGGCATCATCGAACCAGACCGAACAAACCCAATGTGAAAGCCCACGCAACAACAATCTGAAACTGAATCTGAACGGACCCTCCTCCGTGGCGGGTGACGATCATCATCTGACTGACCCAGCAACTGGGCTGGCGCTGGAGCCGCGCGCTCCCCTGGCCGGACACGAGAGCATGCATAGTCTGAGTGGCAGCTTGAATGGCGGCGAGGACTTGGCTGGCACCGGAAATGGCACTCTTAAGACACGG CTGGACCGTGATGTGAATGCTGCTCTTGTTCATGATGCCGAGAGTGGTCGCCGCCGCCCGCTGCAGCGACGTGGTGCCGGCTACTTCACCTGGCGCATCTTGGCCCAGGCCTTCACAATGACCTTCCTCGCCGAGTGGGGGGATCGTTCTCAGTTGACCACCATTATTCTCGCTGCCAGCAAG GACGTTTATGGCGTAATTGCTGGCGGTATTATTGGCCATTGCATCTGCACTGGCCTGGCTGTGATTGGAGGTCGTCTAGTGGCTTCCAAAATCTCTGTGCGCACTGTCACCATTGTTGGTGGCATCGTATTCATTGGCTTCGCTGCCTATGCTGTTCTCATGCCACCCGATGACATGTAG
- the LOC117898776 gene encoding serine protease inhibitor 88Ea produces the protein MQLLSLSLLLLLPAFLSAELCNVKPDNKYLEKRVRLYHGQQNFAVSMLDVIRTSTPNDNVFFSPYSTYHALLLAYFGSSGETEQQLRSVLNLDWAESKEMVRSAYSMEKRNREARSKKSPLEFSSADRMYFDQETQLASCLENRFSDEIVKLDFKGKPEESRIQINDWIAAETHNQIKDMLAPGDIDARTQLALANAAYFKGQWVSKFQVNNTAQMPFYTSSANLSLVPMMQQKGTFLHNVDEQLRAHVLQMPFRTTFDEAEEDEETKSDMSMVVVLPPFSSGSLEDVLSRLNATTLEESLNNAMPREIEVSIPKFEFEQRLELVPILAKMGITKIFEPTATFHDFTEQSVSFGDAKHLAKIKVDEEGSTAAAATVLVSYRSARPIEPTKFDCNHPFVFLIWDHASRAILFTGIYRDPKTLKQ, from the exons ATGCAACTCCTTAGCCTgtccctgttgctgctgctgccggcctTCCTTAGCGCCGAGCTGTGCAACGTGAAGCCCGATAATAAGTATCTGGAGAAGCGCGTGAGACTGTACCACGGACAGCAGAACTTTGCCGTATCCATGCTGGATGTGATCCGCACATCGACGCCCAACGACAACGTCTTCTTCTCGCCGTACAGCACCTACcatgccctgctgctggcctacTTTGGCTCCTCGGGCgagacggagcagcagctgagaaGCGTCCTGAATCTGGACTGGGCCGAGTCCAAGGAAATGGTGCGCAGCGCTTACAGCATGGAGAAGCGGAACCGCGAGGCCAGGTCTAAAAAGTCGCCCCTGGAGTTCTCGTCGGCAGATCGCATGTACTTTGATCAGGAAACGCAGCTGGCCAGCTGCTTGGAGAACCGCTTCAGCGATGAAATTGTGAAGCTGGACTTCAAGGGCAAGCCCGAGGAGTCGCGCATTCAGATCAATGACTGGATAGCCGCCGAGACTCACAATCAGATCAAGGATATGCTCGCACCGGGCGACATCGATGCCCGCACCCAACTGGCGCTGGCCAATGCTGCGTACTTCAAGGGCCAGTGGGTCAGCAAGTTCCAGGTCAACAACACCGCCCAGATGCCCTTCTATACGTCCAGCGCGAACCTCTCGCTGGTGCCCATGATGCAGCAGAAGGGCACCTTCCTGCACAATGTGGATGAGCAGCTGCGCGCCCATGTCCTGCAGATGCCCTTCCGCACAACCTTTGACGAGgccgaggaggatgaggagacTAAGTCCGACATGTccatggtggtggtgctgccgccCTTCAGTAGCGGATCCCTGGAGGATGTTCTGTCCCGCCTGAATGCCACCACGCTGGAGGAGTCGCTCAACAATGCCATGCCACGTGAGATCGAGGTGTCGATACCCAAGTTTGAGTTCGAGCAGCGTCTGGAATTGGTTCCC ATACTCGCAAAAATGGGAATCACCAAGATATTCGAACCGACTGCCACATTCCATGACTTCACAGAGCAGAGCGTTTCCTTTGGTGATGCCAAGCATCTGGCCAAGATCAAGGTCGATGAGGAGGGCAgcacggcggcggctgctaCCGTTTTGGTCAGCTATCGCTCGGCCCGACCCATCGAACCCACCAAATTCGATTGCAACCATCCGTTCGTGTTCCTCATCTGGGATCACGCATCCAGGGCGATCCTCTTTACGGGCATCTATCGCGATCCCAAGACACTAAAGCAGTAA